A section of the Acidimicrobiia bacterium genome encodes:
- a CDS encoding SigE family RNA polymerase sigma factor — protein sequence MDFEADDNAIPVIRGVGSFDEFYSREYSRCVGLAYVLSGSRTGAEDLVQDAFLEAHRRWSDLGAYENPGAWVRRVVSNRAVSKYRRRMAEATAVVKMMGGWQSAVPELAEPTEEIWLAVRRLPRRQAQVVALTYLDDLSLEEIATVLGVSVPTVGTHLQRARKTLAAALDTSEEVT from the coding sequence GTGGACTTTGAAGCCGACGACAACGCCATCCCGGTCATTCGGGGAGTCGGGTCGTTCGACGAGTTCTACAGCCGTGAGTACTCCCGGTGTGTAGGGCTCGCCTATGTCCTTTCGGGGAGTCGGACGGGTGCCGAGGATCTCGTGCAGGACGCTTTCCTCGAAGCACATCGCCGCTGGAGTGATCTTGGGGCCTACGAAAACCCGGGCGCCTGGGTTCGTCGGGTCGTCTCCAACCGGGCCGTGTCGAAGTACCGACGACGGATGGCCGAGGCGACGGCGGTCGTCAAGATGATGGGCGGATGGCAGAGCGCGGTACCCGAACTTGCTGAACCCACCGAAGAAATCTGGCTGGCTGTCCGGCGCCTTCCCCGCCGCCAGGCGCAAGTCGTAGCGCTGACCTACCTTGACGATCTGTCGCTTGAGGAAATTGCCACCGTACTCGGCGTCTCGGTTCCCACCGTCGGAACCCACCTACAGCGAGCGCGAAAAACGTTGGCTGCCGCCCTCGACACATCAGAAGAGGTGACGTGA
- a CDS encoding NAD(P)-binding domain-containing protein translates to MNDRQDGPGNGYTDTIVIGGGQTGLTVGYNLAQRGVDFVILDANERVGDAWRKRWDSLLLFTPARYNGLPGMPFPAKADAFVTKDEVAAYLEAYAELNDLPVRSNTKVSKVSHDGETYIVEAGDRVLRSRNVVVAMANYQIPHVPDFAPDLDPDIVQMHSSQYLRPSQLAEGPALVVGLGNSGADIGLELAHHRETYIAGTPGVVIPFRIEPWLGRNVGVRLVRFAAVKVLNTNTFIGRKARPKMMQHSGGPIVRVKPDDLVAAGAHRVPRVTGVDNGRPVLADGTVLDVANVVWCTGFRHGFDWIDLPVFDDHGLPIHERGVVASQAGLYFCGLFFLHALWSETLTGMPIDAAYVADQLVARKQEVLTG, encoded by the coding sequence ATGAATGACAGGCAGGACGGACCAGGGAATGGATACACAGACACAATCGTCATCGGAGGCGGCCAGACCGGCTTGACAGTTGGCTACAACCTCGCTCAACGTGGCGTCGATTTCGTGATCCTCGACGCCAACGAACGCGTCGGCGATGCCTGGCGCAAACGGTGGGACTCGCTGCTGCTGTTTACACCAGCCCGCTACAACGGGCTACCGGGCATGCCGTTCCCCGCCAAGGCCGACGCGTTCGTCACCAAGGACGAGGTCGCCGCCTACCTCGAGGCGTACGCCGAATTGAACGACCTCCCGGTGCGGTCCAACACAAAGGTGTCCAAAGTGTCCCACGACGGCGAGACCTATATCGTGGAGGCGGGTGATCGGGTACTGCGGTCACGCAACGTCGTGGTCGCCATGGCGAACTACCAGATCCCCCACGTTCCCGATTTCGCACCCGATCTCGACCCTGACATCGTTCAAATGCATTCGAGCCAGTATCTGCGGCCTTCCCAACTCGCCGAGGGACCGGCTTTGGTGGTGGGGCTTGGCAATTCTGGCGCTGACATCGGTCTTGAACTCGCCCACCACCGCGAAACCTACATCGCCGGGACCCCCGGCGTGGTCATCCCCTTCCGTATCGAACCCTGGTTGGGGCGCAACGTCGGCGTCAGGCTCGTGCGCTTTGCGGCGGTGAAGGTCCTGAATACCAACACATTCATCGGGCGCAAGGCCCGACCCAAAATGATGCAACACAGCGGCGGTCCCATCGTTCGGGTCAAGCCGGACGACCTGGTTGCCGCCGGCGCACACCGCGTACCTCGCGTCACCGGAGTCGACAACGGACGCCCGGTTCTCGCCGACGGTACGGTGCTCGACGTAGCCAATGTCGTATGGTGTACCGGATTCCGGCATGGGTTCGACTGGATCGACCTCCCGGTCTTCGATGACCACGGTCTCCCCATCCACGAACGAGGTGTGGTCGCCTCCCAGGCTGGCCTCTACTTCTGTGGGCTCTTTTTCCTCCATGCCTTGTGGTCAGAGACACTCACCGGCATGCCGATCGATGCCGCCTACGTCGCTGACCAACTGGTTGCACGCAAACAAGAGGTACTGACCGGCTGA
- a CDS encoding HAMP domain-containing histidine kinase, translating to MIGMVNDLLDAAKLETSGIGIEMSSVLCDDAVHEVVQQMTPVASQKNLTLRANAPDSVVCWADPVRLSQVLTNLVANAIKFSKSGVIEVQVVDAGGVPTVEVHDQGVGIDPDQLDSIFDAYDSGSNGSGRRDSSGLGLAISRSLVEAKDGVIPAHSADPGQGSTFRVTLRSPNGQSNASRKAKLAV from the coding sequence ATGATCGGCATGGTCAACGATCTGCTCGACGCAGCCAAGCTTGAGACGAGCGGAATTGGGATCGAGATGTCGTCGGTTTTGTGCGACGACGCCGTTCACGAAGTCGTTCAGCAAATGACACCCGTGGCCAGCCAGAAGAATCTGACACTTCGCGCCAACGCCCCCGATTCAGTTGTTTGCTGGGCTGATCCCGTCCGCTTGTCCCAGGTCCTGACGAACCTGGTGGCGAACGCCATCAAGTTCTCAAAATCAGGTGTCATTGAAGTCCAGGTGGTCGATGCCGGCGGCGTCCCCACAGTCGAGGTTCATGACCAGGGTGTGGGGATCGATCCAGACCAACTTGACAGCATCTTCGACGCCTACGACTCAGGGTCGAACGGATCGGGCCGACGAGACAGCAGCGGCCTGGGACTGGCGATTAGCCGCTCACTCGTTGAGGCGAAGGACGGAGTCATCCCAGCGCACTCGGCCGATCCGGGCCAGGGATCGACCTTTCGGGTCACGCTTCGGTCGCCGAACGGGCAATCGAACGCTTCCCGAAAAGCCAAACTGGCTGTCTAA
- a CDS encoding class I SAM-dependent methyltransferase produces the protein MTDAYAGKTRIYRAVIDRLNEPLQSIAFKTHPPERGMKVLDVGCGTGSQLVQYGAAGCSITGVDLSPAMLTEARTTLGKATDLRLADATNLPFDAVTFDLVLISMMLHELTPDIRIQVLAEVSRVLRSEGAVIVADFTAGPLTLKGRLIRAMSWGVERLAGADHFGEFRTFVKAGGLPAVISGSRLRLDRERPLAGGNVAVYVCRAV, from the coding sequence GTGACAGACGCCTATGCGGGCAAAACCCGCATCTACCGCGCAGTGATCGACCGACTGAACGAACCCCTGCAAAGCATTGCCTTCAAGACCCATCCGCCCGAGCGTGGCATGAAGGTGCTCGATGTCGGATGTGGCACCGGATCCCAACTCGTCCAATATGGGGCTGCCGGATGTTCGATAACCGGTGTCGACCTGTCCCCTGCCATGCTCACCGAAGCCCGAACAACACTCGGGAAAGCGACCGACTTGCGCCTGGCCGACGCCACGAACCTGCCGTTCGACGCAGTCACCTTCGACCTGGTACTCATCTCAATGATGCTCCACGAACTGACACCCGACATCCGCATACAGGTCTTGGCCGAAGTCAGTCGGGTTCTGCGCTCCGAGGGAGCAGTCATCGTTGCTGACTTCACCGCCGGTCCGTTGACGCTCAAGGGGCGACTCATCCGGGCAATGTCGTGGGGCGTCGAACGGTTGGCCGGTGCCGACCACTTCGGAGAGTTCCGAACATTCGTGAAAGCTGGCGGTTTGCCGGCCGTCATATCGGGATCGCGGTTACGTCTGGACCGGGAACGCCCCCTGGCGGGTGGTAACGTCGCCGTCTATGTCTGCCGGGCCGTCTGA